One region of Pseudomonas sp. ABC1 genomic DNA includes:
- a CDS encoding type II toxin-antitoxin system HicA family toxin: MSRHGKLLVRLLNRRVVLTWPELETLLQGFGYLQLPGRGSRVKFDNGDPAAMISLHRPHPGNDVKTYARRHVIEHLRAGGLIP, translated from the coding sequence ATGTCCAGGCATGGAAAGCTGTTGGTCAGGCTACTCAACCGGAGAGTCGTGCTGACCTGGCCGGAACTGGAAACCCTGCTGCAAGGTTTCGGCTATCTGCAACTGCCAGGGCGTGGGAGCCGGGTGAAATTCGACAACGGAGACCCTGCAGCCATGATCAGCCTGCACAGGCCTCATCCAGGGAATGACGTGAAGACTTATGCCAGACGCCACGTCATCGAACATCTACGAGCGGGAGGATTGATTCCATGA
- a CDS encoding type II toxin-antitoxin system HicB family antitoxin has translation MSLLTHRGYHGSIEASPEDDCLYGKLLFIRATVSYEGKTVAELAAAFREAVDDYLDTCAEQGKAPEVPCKGSFNVRVGHDLHMAASLEAVRQKITLNDLTRRALSEYLSQHP, from the coding sequence ATGAGCCTACTGACACACCGGGGATACCACGGCTCCATCGAAGCCAGCCCCGAAGACGACTGCCTCTACGGCAAACTGCTGTTCATCCGCGCCACGGTCAGCTACGAAGGCAAGACCGTGGCGGAACTGGCCGCCGCCTTCCGCGAGGCGGTTGACGACTATCTCGATACCTGCGCGGAACAGGGCAAGGCGCCGGAAGTGCCTTGCAAGGGCTCGTTCAATGTACGGGTCGGCCACGATCTGCACATGGCCGCCAGCCTGGAGGCCGTCCGGCAGAAGATCACCCTGAACGACCTGACCCGGCGCGCACTGAGCGAGTACCTGTCACAACACCCCTGA
- the hemE gene encoding uroporphyrinogen decarboxylase has product MPALKNDRFLRALLKQPVDVTPVWMMRQAGRYLPEYRASRARAGDFMALCMNPELACEVTLQPLDRYPLDAAILFSDILTVPDAMGLGLFFETGEGPRFRKTVSSIADIDALPIPDPEKDLGYVMDAVRTIRRELNGRVPLIGFSGSPWTLATYMVEGGSSKDFRKSKAMLYENPQAMHALLDKLAQSVTAYLNGQIRAGAQAVQIFDSWGGSLSASAYQEFSLAYMRKIVDGLIREHDGRRVPVILFTKGGGLWLESMADSGAEALGLDWTCDIGNARARVGDKVALQGNMDPSVLFAKPEAIRAEVGRILASYGHGNGHVFNLGHGITPEVDPAHAGAFIEAVHELSAQYHA; this is encoded by the coding sequence ATGCCTGCTCTCAAGAATGACCGTTTCCTTCGTGCCCTGCTCAAGCAACCCGTGGATGTCACGCCTGTCTGGATGATGCGCCAGGCCGGTCGCTACCTGCCGGAGTACCGCGCCAGCCGTGCCCGTGCCGGTGATTTCATGGCCCTGTGCATGAACCCGGAACTGGCCTGCGAAGTCACCTTGCAGCCGCTGGACCGCTATCCGCTGGATGCCGCGATCCTGTTCTCCGACATCCTCACCGTGCCGGATGCCATGGGCCTGGGGTTGTTCTTCGAAACGGGTGAAGGCCCGCGTTTTCGCAAGACCGTCAGCAGCATCGCCGACATCGATGCGCTGCCGATTCCCGATCCGGAGAAGGACCTGGGTTATGTGATGGATGCCGTGCGCACCATCCGCCGCGAACTGAATGGCCGTGTGCCGCTGATCGGCTTCTCTGGCAGCCCGTGGACGCTGGCCACTTATATGGTCGAGGGCGGTTCGTCGAAGGACTTCCGCAAGTCCAAGGCGATGCTCTACGAGAACCCGCAGGCCATGCATGCCCTGCTGGACAAACTGGCACAGTCGGTCACGGCCTACCTGAACGGGCAGATTCGTGCCGGTGCGCAGGCGGTGCAGATATTCGACTCCTGGGGCGGCAGCCTGTCGGCCTCGGCCTATCAGGAGTTCTCCCTGGCCTATATGCGCAAGATCGTTGATGGCCTGATCCGCGAGCATGACGGCCGCCGTGTGCCGGTCATCCTGTTCACCAAGGGTGGTGGGCTGTGGCTGGAAAGCATGGCCGACAGTGGTGCCGAAGCGTTGGGCCTGGATTGGACCTGCGATATCGGCAATGCCCGTGCCCGTGTCGGTGACAAAGTGGCGCTGCAAGGCAACATGGACCCGAGTGTGCTGTTCGCCAAGCCTGAGGCGATTCGCGCCGAAGTCGGGCGCATCCTGGCCAGCTACGGCCATGGCAACGGGCATGTGTTCAACCTGGGGCATGGCATTACCCCTGAGGTCGATCCGGCCCATGCTGGCGCCTTCATCGAGGCCGTGCACGAACTGTCGGCGCAGTACCACGCCTGA
- a CDS encoding hemolysin III family protein, whose translation MYYGERFNAWSHLVGGVLALIGAVWLIVLTGLEGEPRKIISVSIYGFCLVLLYSISTIYHSVRGRAKVVMRKLDHLSIYLMIAGSYTPFCLVTLQGAWGWGLFGTIWTLAAIGMLQEIKPRSEARILSIVIYAVMGWIVLVAIRPLLQNLGGTGFAWLAAGGVMYTVGILFFAYDSRFRHWHGIWHLFVIAGSLLHFVAILLYVA comes from the coding sequence ATGTATTACGGGGAAAGATTCAACGCCTGGAGCCACCTGGTCGGTGGCGTGCTCGCACTCATTGGCGCGGTCTGGCTGATCGTGCTGACCGGCCTCGAAGGCGAGCCACGGAAGATCATCAGCGTCAGCATCTACGGCTTCTGCCTGGTCTTGCTGTACAGCATCTCGACCATCTACCACAGCGTCCGGGGCCGGGCCAAAGTGGTCATGCGCAAACTCGACCACCTGTCCATCTACCTGATGATCGCTGGCAGCTACACCCCCTTCTGCCTGGTGACCTTGCAGGGCGCCTGGGGCTGGGGACTGTTCGGGACCATCTGGACGCTGGCCGCCATCGGCATGCTGCAGGAAATAAAACCTCGCTCCGAGGCACGCATTCTCTCGATCGTGATCTATGCGGTGATGGGCTGGATCGTGCTGGTGGCCATCAGGCCGCTGCTGCAGAACCTGGGCGGGACCGGTTTCGCCTGGCTGGCCGCCGGCGGCGTGATGTACACCGTCGGCATCCTGTTCTTCGCCTACGACAGCCGCTTCCGCCACTGGCATGGCATCTGGCACCTGTTCGTCATCGCCGGCAGCCTGCTGCACTTCGTGGCGATCCTGCTCTATGTAGCCTGA
- a CDS encoding methyl-accepting chemotaxis protein, whose amino-acid sequence MRATLHELIGGIRGSVIQIASAAEELSAVTEQTSAGANAQKDETDQVATAMHEMSATVHEVARNAEQASLAASQADEEAAAGDRVVSEAVGQIERLAQEVERSADAMAALQGESQKIGSVMDVIKTVAEQTNLLALNAAIEAARAGEAGRGFAVVADEVRGLAQRTQKSTEEIEALIAGLQQGTQQVATIMNSSRDLTDSSVTLARKAGASLGSITRTVSNIQSMNQQIATAAEEQSSVAEEISRSVINVRDVSEQTAAANEETAASSVELARLGNELQLMVSHFKV is encoded by the coding sequence ATGCGCGCGACGCTGCATGAATTGATCGGTGGTATCCGTGGCAGTGTGATCCAGATTGCCAGTGCCGCCGAGGAGCTCTCCGCCGTGACCGAGCAGACCAGTGCCGGTGCGAATGCGCAGAAGGACGAAACCGACCAGGTGGCGACGGCCATGCACGAAATGTCCGCCACCGTGCACGAAGTGGCGCGCAATGCCGAGCAGGCCTCTTTGGCTGCCTCCCAGGCGGATGAGGAAGCCGCAGCGGGTGATCGTGTGGTGTCCGAGGCGGTCGGGCAGATCGAGCGCCTGGCCCAGGAGGTGGAGCGCTCTGCCGATGCAATGGCTGCGCTGCAAGGGGAAAGCCAGAAGATCGGCAGCGTGATGGACGTGATCAAGACCGTGGCCGAACAGACCAACCTGCTGGCGCTCAATGCCGCCATCGAGGCCGCTCGGGCCGGCGAGGCCGGGCGTGGTTTCGCGGTGGTGGCCGACGAGGTGCGCGGGCTGGCGCAGCGTACCCAGAAGTCCACCGAGGAGATCGAGGCCTTGATCGCCGGTCTGCAACAGGGCACCCAGCAGGTCGCCACGATCATGAACAGCAGCCGCGACCTGACCGACAGCAGCGTGACCCTGGCCCGCAAGGCCGGCGCCTCGCTGGGCAGCATCACCCGTACGGTGTCGAACATTCAGTCGATGAACCAGCAGATCGCCACGGCCGCCGAGGAGCAGAGTTCGGTGGCCGAGGAGATCAGTCGCAGTGTGATCAACGTGCGCGATGTGTCCGAGCAGACGGCGGCCGCCAACGAGGAAACCGCGGCTTCCAGTGTCGAGCTGGCGCGACTGGGCAACGAGTTGCAACTGATGGTCAGCCACTTCAAGGTGTGA
- a CDS encoding efflux RND transporter permease subunit translates to MRFNLSAWALGNRQIVVFVMALVGVLGVLSYGKLGQSEDPPFTFKAMVVQAYWPGATAEQVSRQVTERIEKKLMETGEYERIVSFSRPGESTVTFMARDSMHSDEIPELWYQLRKKIGDIRHTLPPGVQGPFFNDEFGTTFGNIYALSGDGFDYAVLKDYADRIQLQLQRVASVGKVELIGLQDEKIWIELSNVKLATLGVPLQAVQEALQAQNTMSFAGFVETPSDRVQLRVSGNFETVEQIREFPIRVAGRTFRLGDVADVHRGFTDPPSPRMRFMGQPAIGLAVSMKAGGDILRLGEALESEFAHLQETLPAGMQLGKVSDQPAAVKAGVGEFVQVLIEALAVVLLVSFFSLGVRTGLVVALSIPLVLAMTFAVMHYLGIGLHKISLGALVLALGLLVDDAIIAVEMMAIKMEQGYDRLKAASFAWTSTAFPMLTGTLITAAGFLPIATAQSSTGEYTRSIFQVVAIALLASWVAAVMFVPLLGERLLPDLAKRHAREEGHGDPYDTPMYRRIRALIHFCVRYRKTVILATLALFIASIGLFRLVPQQFFPASGRLELMVDLKLAEGVSLKATEAEVLRLEKMLADKVGIDNYVAYVGTGSPRFYLPLDQQLPATSFAQVVVLAKTVEDREALRSWLIERLAEDFPTLLGRVTRLENGPPVGYPVQFRVTGEHIDVVRQLARQVAVKMRENPLLANVNLDWQEPSKVVRLEVDQDRARALGLTTADIAGFLQRTFSGGTVSQFREGNELIDVMLRGTERERHELSMLSSLAIPTPGGRSVPLSQVATLEYGFEEGVIWHRNRLPTVTVRADIYGSEQPATLTAQVLPTLADIRAQLPDGYLLETGGSVEDASRGQASVMAGMPLFVIVVLSLLMLQLKSISRAAMVFLTAPLGLIGVALFLLLFRQPFGFVAMLGTIALSGMIMRNSVILVDQIEQDIRAGHDRFNAIIDATVRRFRPIVLTALAAVLAMIPLSRSLFFGPMAVAIMGGLVVATALTLLFLPALYAAWFRVREGE, encoded by the coding sequence ATGCGCTTCAATCTATCGGCCTGGGCGCTGGGCAACCGGCAGATCGTCGTGTTCGTCATGGCGCTGGTGGGCGTGCTGGGCGTGCTGTCCTACGGCAAGCTTGGGCAGAGCGAAGATCCGCCGTTCACGTTCAAGGCCATGGTGGTACAGGCCTACTGGCCTGGCGCGACCGCCGAGCAGGTGTCGCGGCAGGTCACCGAGCGTATCGAGAAAAAACTGATGGAAACGGGGGAGTACGAGCGCATCGTGTCCTTCTCGCGCCCTGGCGAGTCGACCGTGACCTTCATGGCCCGCGACTCCATGCACTCGGATGAAATCCCCGAACTCTGGTACCAGTTGCGGAAGAAGATCGGCGATATCCGGCATACCTTGCCGCCCGGCGTGCAGGGGCCGTTCTTCAACGATGAGTTCGGCACCACCTTCGGCAACATCTATGCCCTGAGCGGCGACGGTTTCGACTACGCCGTGCTCAAGGACTATGCCGACCGCATCCAGTTGCAACTGCAACGGGTGGCGAGCGTCGGCAAGGTGGAGTTGATCGGGTTGCAGGACGAAAAGATCTGGATCGAACTCTCCAACGTCAAGCTGGCGACCCTGGGTGTGCCGTTGCAGGCTGTGCAGGAAGCCTTGCAGGCGCAGAACACGATGTCCTTCGCCGGTTTCGTCGAGACGCCGTCCGACCGCGTGCAGTTGCGCGTCAGTGGCAACTTCGAGACGGTTGAGCAGATTCGCGAATTCCCGATCCGCGTGGCGGGGCGTACTTTCCGCCTTGGCGATGTGGCCGACGTGCACCGTGGTTTCACCGATCCGCCGTCGCCGCGCATGCGCTTCATGGGGCAGCCGGCCATCGGCCTGGCGGTGTCGATGAAAGCCGGTGGCGACATCCTGCGGCTCGGCGAAGCGCTCGAAAGCGAGTTCGCCCATTTGCAGGAGACGCTGCCGGCCGGTATGCAGTTGGGCAAGGTTTCCGACCAGCCGGCGGCGGTCAAGGCGGGCGTCGGCGAGTTCGTGCAGGTGCTGATCGAGGCGCTGGCGGTGGTGCTGCTGGTGAGCTTCTTCTCCCTGGGTGTGCGTACCGGCCTGGTGGTGGCGCTGTCGATCCCGTTGGTGCTGGCGATGACCTTTGCCGTCATGCACTACCTGGGCATCGGCTTGCACAAGATTTCCCTGGGGGCGCTGGTGCTGGCGCTGGGGCTGCTGGTGGACGACGCGATCATCGCGGTGGAGATGATGGCGATCAAGATGGAGCAGGGCTACGACCGCCTCAAGGCCGCCAGTTTCGCCTGGACCAGCACGGCCTTCCCGATGCTGACCGGCACGCTGATCACGGCGGCGGGCTTCCTGCCCATCGCCACCGCGCAATCGAGTACGGGCGAATACACCCGCTCCATCTTCCAGGTGGTGGCGATTGCCCTGCTGGCTTCATGGGTCGCCGCTGTGATGTTCGTGCCACTGCTCGGCGAGCGGTTACTGCCCGATCTGGCCAAGCGCCATGCGCGGGAAGAAGGACATGGCGATCCTTACGACACGCCGATGTATCGGCGGATTCGTGCGCTCATCCACTTCTGCGTGCGTTACCGCAAGACGGTGATCCTGGCGACCCTGGCCTTGTTCATCGCCTCCATCGGGTTGTTCCGGCTGGTGCCGCAGCAGTTCTTCCCGGCATCCGGGCGGCTGGAGCTGATGGTCGACCTGAAGCTGGCCGAAGGTGTGTCACTGAAGGCGACCGAGGCCGAAGTCCTGCGTCTGGAGAAGATGCTGGCGGACAAGGTGGGTATCGACAACTACGTGGCCTATGTCGGCACCGGGTCGCCACGTTTCTACCTGCCCCTCGACCAGCAATTGCCCGCGACCAGCTTCGCCCAGGTGGTGGTGCTGGCGAAGACGGTGGAAGACCGCGAGGCGCTGCGCAGCTGGCTGATCGAGCGGTTGGCGGAAGACTTCCCTACCCTGCTCGGGCGGGTGACCCGCCTGGAGAACGGGCCGCCGGTCGGCTATCCCGTGCAGTTTCGCGTGACCGGCGAGCATATCGACGTGGTGCGCCAGTTGGCGCGGCAGGTTGCGGTGAAGATGCGTGAAAATCCGCTGCTGGCGAACGTCAACCTCGACTGGCAGGAGCCGAGCAAGGTGGTGCGGCTGGAGGTCGATCAGGATCGGGCGCGTGCCCTGGGGCTGACTACCGCCGACATCGCCGGGTTCTTGCAGCGTACCTTCAGCGGCGGCACGGTCAGTCAGTTCCGCGAGGGCAATGAACTGATCGACGTCATGCTGCGCGGGACCGAGCGCGAGCGCCATGAGTTGTCGATGCTGTCCAGCCTGGCGATTCCGACACCGGGCGGGCGCAGCGTGCCGCTGTCACAGGTGGCGACGCTGGAATACGGCTTCGAAGAGGGTGTGATCTGGCACCGCAATCGCCTGCCGACGGTGACCGTGCGTGCCGATATCTATGGCAGCGAGCAGCCGGCGACCTTGACCGCCCAGGTGCTGCCGACCCTGGCTGATATCCGCGCGCAGTTGCCCGATGGCTACCTGCTGGAGACGGGCGGCTCGGTGGAGGATGCCTCGCGCGGCCAGGCCTCGGTGATGGCGGGCATGCCGCTGTTCGTGATCGTGGTGCTGAGCCTGCTGATGCTGCAGCTCAAGAGCATCTCCCGTGCGGCCATGGTGTTCCTCACCGCGCCCTTGGGGCTGATCGGCGTGGCGTTGTTCCTGTTGCTGTTCCGCCAGCCGTTCGGCTTCGTCGCCATGCTCGGCACCATCGCCCTGTCGGGCATGATCATGCGCAACTCGGTGATCCTGGTGGACCAGATCGAGCAGGACATCCGGGCCGGGCATGACCGCTTCAACGCGATCATCGATGCCACTGTGCGGCGCTTCCGCCCCATCGTACTGACGGCATTGGCCGCCGTGCTGGCGATGATCCCGCTGTCGCGCAGCCTGTTCTTCGGGCCGATGGCCGTAGCCATCATGGGTGGCCTGGTGGTGGCCACGGCACTGACGCTGCTGTTCCTGCCGGCGCTGTATGCGGCCTGGTTCCGGGTGCGCGAGGGCGAGTGA
- a CDS encoding efflux RND transporter periplasmic adaptor subunit, whose amino-acid sequence MFRNALRFSSISLLVLGLAACGEDAPRQSAVKPVMVVQPSVASEAQERYPGEVHARYEPELAFRIAGKVAERLVESGDRVSKDQPLARLDPQDVRLRLDAVRAQVAAAEANQRVARAEYERYRALLGRQLVSQSRYDSAENAYQAASAQLKQLSAELEVASNQVDYAVLRATRDGVIAERRIEVGQVLAAGQTAFVLAADGEREVAINLPEQALQRYRIGQSVEVELWSQPGTRFAGSIRELSPAADAQTRTYSARVAFDAPEVSAELGQSALVTIRNEALASLSIPLSALSAEQGRAYVWRVQPDSTLVRVEVRTGGYGETSVLVLDGLGAQDWVVLAGVQLLHEGQAVRPIDRDNRPVGHPQE is encoded by the coding sequence GTGTTTCGAAATGCCTTGCGTTTTTCCAGTATCAGCCTGCTTGTCCTGGGGTTGGCGGCCTGTGGCGAGGACGCGCCCCGGCAGAGTGCCGTCAAGCCGGTGATGGTGGTGCAGCCCTCCGTCGCCAGCGAGGCGCAGGAGCGCTACCCCGGCGAGGTGCATGCGCGCTACGAGCCCGAGCTGGCGTTCCGTATCGCCGGCAAGGTGGCTGAACGGCTGGTGGAGTCGGGGGATCGGGTCAGCAAGGATCAGCCCCTGGCGCGGCTCGACCCGCAGGATGTGCGCTTGCGTCTCGACGCCGTGCGCGCCCAGGTGGCCGCCGCTGAGGCCAACCAGCGTGTGGCGCGGGCCGAATATGAACGCTACCGGGCCTTGCTCGGGCGGCAACTGGTCAGCCAGTCACGCTACGACAGCGCCGAGAACGCCTACCAGGCGGCATCGGCGCAGTTGAAACAGCTCTCCGCCGAACTCGAGGTGGCCAGCAACCAGGTCGACTACGCGGTGTTGCGCGCCACCCGTGATGGCGTAATTGCCGAGCGCCGGATCGAGGTCGGGCAGGTGCTGGCTGCCGGTCAGACTGCATTCGTACTGGCCGCCGACGGTGAGCGTGAGGTGGCGATCAACCTGCCGGAACAGGCCTTGCAGCGTTATCGCATCGGCCAGTCGGTGGAAGTGGAGTTGTGGTCGCAACCGGGAACGCGCTTTGCCGGGTCCATTCGCGAACTGTCGCCGGCAGCCGACGCCCAGACGCGCACCTATTCGGCCCGGGTCGCGTTCGACGCTCCCGAGGTCAGCGCCGAGCTGGGTCAGAGTGCCCTGGTGACCATTCGCAACGAAGCCCTGGCCAGCCTGAGCATTCCGCTGTCCGCCCTGAGCGCCGAACAGGGGCGCGCTTATGTCTGGCGCGTGCAGCCGGACAGCACGTTGGTGCGGGTCGAAGTCCGTACCGGTGGCTACGGCGAGACGTCCGTGCTGGTGCTGGACGGGCTCGGCGCGCAGGACTGGGTCGTGCTGGCCGGGGTGCAATTGCTGCACGAAGGCCAGGCGGTGCGCCCGATCGACCGCGACAACCGCCCCGTCGGCCATCCCCAGGAGTGA
- a CDS encoding TetR/AcrR family transcriptional regulator, whose protein sequence is MTIPERPTGPGRPKDPAKRQAILQAAQKLFLENGYEGTSMEAIASEAGVSKLTLYSHFMDKETLFNAAIRNICSTRLPCNLFQIEEDLGALPQEKALQIVQQRLLDIGLALQQLISSPESIGLHRVMVSKPNSELPKLFFEAGPRQLLNDLQRLFQQIDNLGLLHIRQSERAAEHFCALIKGLAHFHQLIGYAAPLDEQQAFEHVSDVVALFMRAYARA, encoded by the coding sequence ATGACGATTCCAGAAAGACCTACCGGCCCCGGACGCCCCAAAGACCCGGCCAAGCGGCAGGCGATACTGCAGGCCGCCCAGAAGCTGTTCCTCGAAAATGGTTACGAAGGCACCAGCATGGAAGCCATCGCCAGCGAGGCCGGCGTGTCCAAGCTGACGCTCTACAGCCACTTCATGGACAAGGAAACGCTGTTCAACGCGGCGATCCGCAACATCTGCAGCACGCGCCTGCCCTGCAACCTGTTCCAGATAGAGGAAGACCTGGGCGCACTGCCCCAGGAGAAAGCCCTGCAGATCGTCCAGCAACGCCTGCTGGATATCGGCCTGGCGTTGCAGCAACTCATCAGCAGCCCGGAGTCCATCGGCCTGCACCGGGTCATGGTGTCGAAACCGAACTCCGAACTGCCCAAGCTGTTCTTCGAAGCCGGCCCTCGCCAGTTGCTGAATGACTTGCAGCGCCTTTTTCAGCAGATCGACAACCTCGGCCTGTTGCACATCCGCCAATCCGAGCGGGCCGCCGAGCATTTCTGCGCACTGATAAAAGGGCTTGCCCACTTTCACCAGTTGATTGGCTACGCCGCCCCCCTGGACGAGCAGCAGGCGTTCGAGCATGTGTCGGATGTCGTGGCGCTGTTCATGCGCGCCTACGCGCGGGCATGA
- the gloA gene encoding lactoylglutathione lyase, which yields MTFTTEIQAGVCATPDAATQDYVFNHSMLRVKDPERSLDFYTRVMGMRLLRRLDFEEGRFSLYFLATTKGETVPEDVGERQVYTFGRQSVLELTHNWGTEDDDSVYHNGNSEPRGFGHICFAVPDIRAACARFEALGVNFVKRLDTGKMKDVAFISDPDNYWIELVQPDLSGELGR from the coding sequence ATGACCTTCACCACCGAGATCCAGGCCGGCGTCTGCGCCACGCCGGATGCCGCCACCCAGGATTACGTGTTCAACCACAGCATGCTGCGGGTCAAGGACCCGGAGCGGTCGCTGGACTTCTATACCCGCGTGATGGGCATGCGTTTGTTGCGTCGGCTCGATTTCGAGGAAGGCCGTTTCTCGCTGTATTTCCTGGCGACGACCAAGGGGGAAACGGTGCCGGAGGATGTCGGTGAGCGTCAGGTCTATACCTTCGGCCGGCAGAGCGTGCTCGAGCTGACCCATAACTGGGGCACCGAAGACGACGACAGCGTCTATCACAACGGCAACAGCGAGCCGCGCGGTTTCGGCCATATCTGCTTCGCCGTACCTGATATCCGTGCGGCTTGCGCCCGCTTCGAGGCGCTGGGGGTCAACTTCGTCAAGCGCCTGGACACCGGCAAGATGAAGGATGTGGCCTTTATCAGCGATCCGGACAATTACTGGATCGAGCTGGTCCAGCCCGACCTCAGCGGTGAACTCGGACGCTGA
- a CDS encoding ribbon-helix-helix domain-containing protein, translating into MCHIYVSTDPRLYECQTRSVRIQGVVTSVRLENEFWSILEEIAAGEGYGVPQFINQVYDEVILRNGEVSNLASLLRVICTVYLSNNRESAAPAQLLALAPVRRAAASARRSG; encoded by the coding sequence ATGTGCCATATCTACGTTTCGACCGACCCCCGACTCTACGAATGCCAGACGCGCTCGGTGCGTATCCAGGGCGTGGTCACCAGTGTGCGACTGGAGAACGAGTTCTGGTCGATCCTCGAGGAAATCGCCGCCGGCGAAGGCTACGGCGTGCCGCAGTTCATCAATCAGGTCTACGACGAAGTCATCCTGCGCAATGGCGAGGTGAGCAACCTGGCGTCGCTGTTGCGGGTGATCTGCACGGTGTACCTGTCCAATAACCGCGAGTCCGCCGCCCCGGCCCAATTGCTTGCGCTGGCGCCCGTTCGTCGGGCCGCTGCGAGCGCGCGGCGCAGTGGCTGA
- a CDS encoding tat (twin-arginine translocation) pathway signal sequence gives MSDLALSRRRFLQGSGGLLMGTLLFTSGPIALLAPSHSWALQLNTLDSATGQRLLGMLRRLYPHDDMEDAVYALTVKEIDSKASADPGFADLIREGVRDLDKRAGGNWSALDEPRQVAILEAIQEQPFFNQVRAIAVNSLYSNELAYHHFGYEGASFPKGGYLHRGFNDLSWLPAPPAEASPAPYS, from the coding sequence ATGAGCGACCTCGCACTGAGTCGCCGCCGTTTCCTGCAAGGCAGCGGCGGCCTGCTGATGGGAACCCTGCTGTTCACCTCCGGCCCCATCGCCCTGCTCGCGCCCAGCCACAGTTGGGCGCTGCAACTGAACACCCTCGACAGCGCCACCGGCCAGCGCCTGCTCGGCATGCTGCGCCGCCTCTATCCGCACGACGACATGGAAGACGCCGTCTATGCCCTGACGGTGAAGGAGATCGACAGCAAGGCCTCGGCGGACCCGGGCTTCGCCGACCTGATCCGGGAAGGTGTGCGCGACCTGGACAAACGCGCGGGTGGCAACTGGAGCGCCCTCGACGAACCGCGCCAGGTGGCCATTCTCGAAGCCATCCAGGAACAGCCGTTCTTCAATCAGGTCCGCGCCATCGCGGTGAACTCCCTCTACAGCAACGAGCTGGCCTACCACCACTTCGGCTACGAAGGCGCCTCGTTCCCGAAAGGCGGCTACCTGCATCGCGGCTTCAACGACCTGTCGTGGCTGCCCGCACCGCCCGCCGAAGCCAGCCCGGCCCCCTACTCCTGA